The Amycolatopsis solani genome segment ACTTCGGGTCGCCGGCCAGCGGGCTCACCGAGTCGACCGGGATCACCGTCACCGCGCCGGAATCGAGCTGCTGCACGCGCGGCCCGAGCTCCTGCACCGTCTGGAACGTCGCGTTCGTCAGCTTGTAGACGTCGGTGAAGCCCTTGAAGCACGTGACGCGCTTCTCGCACTCCGGGCCGCCGGCCAGCACGACCTTGTCGAGCTTCTTCAGGTCGCCGATGCTCGCGATGCCGTTCGCCTTCGCCAGGTCGGCCTTCACGATGTAGGTGTTCTTGTCTTCGGCCGCGGCGTAGTCCAGCAGCGAGACGCCGCTGGGCTCGAGCAGCTTCGCCAGCTGCTCGTGTTCGCCCTTCGCGTCCTTCACCGGCTCCTGGCCGAAGCCCGCGGCGATCGCCGAGCCCTGGTACTCCGGGATGAACTGCAGCTCGCCCGACTTCAGCGACGGGTAGATCAGCTCCCGCGAGCCCAGGTTCAGCTTCTTCGTCACCGGGTAGCCCTTGGCTTCCAGCGCGCCCGCGTAGATCTCGGCCAAG includes the following:
- a CDS encoding ABC transporter substrate-binding protein, with the translated sequence MGWTRNIRVAALVAVAALGLTACGGGDDKPAAAGKGGAPIVVASFNFTDSQILAEIYAGALEAKGYPVTKKLNLGSRELIYPSLKSGELQFIPEYQGSAIAAGFGQEPVKDAKGEHEQLAKLLEPSGVSLLDYAAAEDKNTYIVKADLAKANGIASIGDLKKLDKVVLAGGPECEKRVTCFKGFTDVYKLTNATFQTVQELGPRVQQLDSGAVTVIPVDSVSPLAGDPKYVALKDDLAMVPTENVVPAVNKKVLDERGADFAAAVNAVSAKLTTEGMRELNKRVDSDGEKAADVAKDWLSQQGLG